Proteins encoded by one window of Sphingosinicella sp. BN140058:
- a CDS encoding LptA/OstA family protein, producing the protein MKTFLLAFGATAAALIAAVPAISQSSALKGHNSNAPVDVAADRIEVQDRADRAVFSGNVVVKQAELTLTAPRLTVAYSNSGGIEIERIDGSGGVTVRSPSETASGQFAIYDINSRLITLIGNVHLVRGDSNVSGGRLVINLRDGTAVMDGGAPAGVKSQGGRVTGTFTVPQRRD; encoded by the coding sequence ATGAAGACGTTCCTTCTTGCCTTCGGCGCCACCGCTGCCGCCCTGATCGCCGCCGTCCCGGCGATCAGCCAGAGTTCGGCGCTCAAGGGCCACAACAGCAATGCGCCGGTCGACGTCGCCGCCGACCGGATCGAAGTGCAGGATCGCGCCGACCGCGCCGTCTTTTCCGGCAACGTCGTCGTCAAGCAGGCCGAGCTCACGCTCACCGCGCCCCGCCTTACCGTCGCCTATTCGAACAGCGGCGGTATCGAGATCGAGCGGATCGACGGCAGCGGCGGGGTAACGGTGCGGAGCCCGTCGGAGACCGCGTCCGGGCAGTTCGCCATCTACGACATCAACAGCCGGCTGATCACGCTGATCGGCAACGTCCATCTCGTCCGCGGCGACAGCAACGTCAGCGGGGGCCGTCTCGTCATCAATCTGCGCGACGGCACCGCGGTAATGGATGGCGGCGCTCCGGCGGGGGTCAAGTCGCAAGGGGGACGGGTGACGGGGACGTTCACCGTTCCGCAGCGACGCGACTGA